Proteins encoded within one genomic window of Camelina sativa cultivar DH55 chromosome 19, Cs, whole genome shotgun sequence:
- the LOC104763769 gene encoding uncharacterized protein LOC104763769 has product MESSQQPNLETPIETQPDHQEITVLSPESPPGPLLESCLSHESPPPSARVSSSTNEPKKKIGTPDRLKVPIAFKYPERYRSPTDAMMSPVTKGLLARTRKPSGSLIPPSFDQTKIQELRKPESGLSSVSC; this is encoded by the exons atGGAGTCTTCTCAACAACCAAATCTTGAAACACCTATCGAAACCCAACCCGACCACCAAGAAATCACCGTTTTAAGCCCTGAATCTCCGCCTGGACCGCTCCTGGAATCTTGCCTGAGTCAtgaatctcctcctccttctgcTCGTGTCTCCTCTTCCACCAACGAGCCAAAGAAGAAAATCGGGACTCCGGATCGACTAAAAGTTCCTATAGCTTTCAAGTACCCAGAGAG GTACAGAAGCCCAACTGATGCAATGATGTCTCCAGTTACTAAAGGTCTTCTCGCAAGGACCAGAAAACCTTCCGGTTCTCTTATTCCACCTAGCTTTGACCAAACCAAG ATTCAAGAACTACGCAAACCGGAATCCGGTTTATCATCTGTCAGTTGCTGA
- the LOC104763765 gene encoding probable mitochondrial-processing peptidase subunit beta, mitochondrial isoform X2, whose amino-acid sequence MAMKNLLSLARRSQRRLSLNQVTRSSSSFSAIDSAPASTSPATPSPPPPHLMPYDHAAEIIKSKIKKLENPDKRFLKYASPIPILASHNHILSAPETRVTTLPNGLRVATESNLSAKTATVGVWIDAGSRFESDQTNGTAHFLEHMIFKGTSRRTVRALEEEIEDIGGHLNAYTSREQTTYYAKVLDSNVNQALDVLADILQNSKFEEGRINRERDVILREMQEVEGQTDEVVLDHLHATAFQYTPLGRTILGPAQNVKSITREDLQNYIKTHYTASRMVIAAAGAVNHEEVVEQVKKLFTKLSSDPTSTSQLVANEPASFTGSEVRMIDDDLPLAQFAVAFEGASWTDPDSVALMVMQTMLGSWNKNVGGGKHVGSDLTQRVAINEIAESIMAFNTNYKDTGLFGVYAVAKADCLDDLSYAIMYEVTKLAYRVSDADVTRARNQLKSSLLLHMDGTSPIAEDIGRQLLTYGRRIPIAELFARIDAVDASTVKRVANKYMYDKVRHCDLSHRSNPRFARLQQVQTQNLLEPLLRL is encoded by the exons ATGGCGATGAAGAATCTACTGTCCCTAGCTCGCCGATCTCAGAGACGGTTGTCTCTGAATCAAGTGACAAGATCCTCCTCATCGTTTTCAGCAATCGATTCGGCGCCGGCTTCCACATCTCCGGCGACTCCATCCCCGCCGCCGCCGCATCTTATGCCATACGATCACGCGGCTGAGATTATCAAAAGTAAGATCAAGAAGCTCGAGAATCCGGACAAGAGGTTTCTTAAATACGCATCGCCAATTCCGATCCTAGCTTCACACAATCACATCTTGTCAGCTCCGGAGACCCGTGTCACAACCTTGCCCAATGGTCTACGAGTCGCTACTGAGTCTAATCTCTCGGCGAAGACCGCAACCGTTGGAGTCTGGATCGACGCTGGATCTCGGTTCGAGTCTGATCAGACCAACGGAACAGCTCATTTTCTGGAGCATATGATATTCAAAGGCACGTCGAGGCGTACTGTGAGGGCGTTGGAGGAAGAGATCGAAGATATTGGTGGTCATTTGAACGCGTATACATCGAGGGAACAGACCACGTACTATGCCAAGGTGTTGGATTCGAATGTCAACCAGGCTTTGGATGTCTTGGCTGATATCTTACAGAACTCCAAGTTCGAGGAAGGTAGAATCAACCGGGAACGAGATGTCATCCTCAGAGAAATGCAAGag GTGGAGGGACAAACAGATGAAGTGGTTCTTGACCATTTACATGCTACTGCATTCCAATATACACCCCTTGGAAGAACTATTTTGGGGCCTGCTCAGAACGTCAAGTCGATCACCAGAGAGGACCTACAGAATTACATTAAGACTCACTACACAGCTTCCAGAATg GTGATTGCTGCTGCAGGAGCTGTTAATCATGAGGAAGTTGTTGAGCAAGTGAAGAAGCTATTTACCAAGTTGTCATCTGATCCAACATCTACTTCTCAACTGGTTGCCAACGAACCTGCTAGTTTTACTGGTTCTGAG GTCCGAATGATTGATGACGACCTACCCCTTGCACAATTTGCTGTGGCCTTTGAGGGAGCATCTTGGACAGATCCAGATTCCGTTGCTCTTATGGTTATGCAAACTATGTTGGGTTCTTGGAACAAAAATGTTGGTGGTGGAAAACACGTGGG TTCTGACCTGACCCAGAGGGTTGCCATTAATGAAATAGCAGAAAGCATAATGGCATTTAACACCAACTACAAAGATACTGGACTGTTCGGCGTTTATGCAGTTGCCAAG GCCGATTGCTTAGATGATCTATCATATGCCATCATGTATGAGGTAACCAAGCTGGCCTACCGAGTTTCAGACGCTGATGTGACACGTGCACGGAATCAG CTGAAATCATCATTGTTACTTCACATGGATGGAACTAGCCCAATTGCTGAAGATATTGGTCGTCAG CTGCTGACCTATGGGCGTAGAATCCCAATCGCTGAACTCTTTGCTAGGATTGATGCTGTTGATGCCAGCACGGTAAAACGTGTTGCCAACAAATATATGTATGACAAGGTAA GACATTGCGATCTCAGCCATCGGTCCAATCCAAGATTTGCCAGACTACAACAAGTTCAGACGCAGAACCTACTGGAACCGTTATTAAGGCTCTGA
- the LOC104763764 gene encoding 40S ribosomal protein S19-1 — MATGKTVKDVSPHDFVKAYASHLKRSGKIELPQWTDIVKTGKLKELAPYDPDWYYIRAASMARKVYLRGGLGVGAFRRIYGGSKRNGSRPPHFCKASGGIARHILQQLETMNIVELDTKGGRRITSSGQRDLDQVAGRIAVEP, encoded by the exons ATGGCGACTGGTAAAACTGTGAAAGATGTCTCACCCCATGACTTCGTTAAGGCTTACGCTTCTCATCTCAAGCGATCTGGCAAG ATTGAGCTTCCCCAATGGACTGACATTGTGAAGACCGGAAAGTTGAAGGAGCTTGCCCCATATGATCCAGACTGGTACTACATCAGAGCTG CATCTATGGCAAGGAAGGTTTACCTTAGGGGAGGTCTTGGAGTTGGTGCTTTCCGTAGAATCTATGGAGGCAGCAAGAGGAACGGTAGTCGTCCACCACATTTCTGCAAAGCCAGCGGTGGTATTGCCCGACACATCCTCCAGCAGTTGGAGACAATGAACATTGTTGAGCTCGACACCAAAGG aggaagaagaatcacttCCAGTGGCCAACGGGATTTGGACCAGGTTGCTGGCCGTATTGCAGTTGAACCTTGA
- the LOC104763768 gene encoding serine carboxypeptidase-like 25 codes for MAMAKRVMFTTLMAILVMTSQGRVQTEGGEKEAEADRITSLPGQPNVTFEQFSGYVTVDKPSGRSLFYWLTEASHLPLAKPLVIWLNGGPGCSSVAYGASEEIGPFRISKGGSGLYLNKFAWNSISNLLFLEAPAGVGFSYTNRSSDLFNTGDRRTAKDSLQFIIQWLHRFPRYNNREIYITGESYAGHYVPQLAREIMNYNKRSKTPINLKGIMVGNAVTDNHYDNLGTVSYWWSHAMISDRTYHQLINTCDFSRQKESDECETLYSYAMEKEFGNIDQYNIYAPPCNKSSDGGGYTGSYGRRSMRLPHLPHSVLRKISGYDPCTERYAEIYYNRPDVQKALHANTTKIPYKWTACSEVLNRNWNDTDSSVLPIYREMIAGGIRVWVFSGDVDSVVPVTATRYSLARLSLSTKVPWYPWYVKKQVGGWTEVYEGLTFVTVRGAGHEVPLFKPRVAFELFKYFLRGKPLPKA; via the exons ATGGCTATGGCAAAACGTGTAATGTTCACCACTCTTATGGCCATACTTGTAATGACATCTCAAGGAAGAGTTCAAACagaaggaggagagaaagaagCTGAGGCAGACCGAATTACGTCACTTCCCGGTCAGCCTAACGTCACGTTCGAGCAGTTTTCCGGCTATGTCACCGTTGATAAACCCTCCGGAAGATCACTCTTTTATTGGCTCACCGAAGCTTCTCACCTCCCTCTCGCCAAACCTCTTGTAATTTGGCTCAACGGag GACCGGGATGTTCGTCGGTAGCGTACGGTGCGTCGGAGGAGATTGGACCATTCAGGATAAGCAAAGGTGGGTCTGGTTTGTATCTCAATAAGTTCGCGTGGAACTCAATCTCCAATCTCTTGTTCCTTGAAGCTCCCGCCGGCGTTGGTTTCTCTTACACTAACCGTTCCTCTGATCTCTTCAACACCGGTGATCGTCGTACCG CCAAAGATTCACTTCAGTTTATTATTCAATGGCTTCACCGGTTCCCGAGATACAACAACCGGGAAATCTACATCACCGGCGAGAGCTACGCCGGACATTACGTTCCTCAGCTCGCTAGAGAAATCATGAATTACAACAAACGATCCAAGACTCCCATCAATCTCAAAGGAATCATG GTTGGAAACGCGGTGACGGACAATCACTATGATAACCTCGGAACGGTGTCGTATTGGTGGAGCCATGCGATGATCTCCGATAGAACGTATCATCAGTTGATAAACACTTGCGATTTTAGTCGCCAGAAGGAATCTGATGAATGCGAAACCCTTTATTCTTACGCTATGGAGAAGGAGTTTGGTAACATCGATCAGTACAACATCTATGCACCGCCGTGTAACAAGTCAAGCGACGGTGGTGGCTACACTGGTTCTTATGGCCGCCGTAGTATGCGGCTTCCTCACCTTCCTCACTCC GTATTGAGGAAAATTTCAGGGTATGATCCATGTACCGAGAGATATGCAGAGATTTATTATAACCGGCCTGATGTTCAGAAAGCTCTTCATGCTAACACCACTAAGATCCCGTACAAATGGACAGCTTGCAG TGAGGTGCTAAACCGGAATTGGAACGATACAGATTCATCGGTTCTTCCTATATACCGGGAAATGATTGCTGGCGGGATTAGAGTTTGGGTTTTCAGTGGTGACGTTGATTCAGTTGTACCAGTGACGGCTACTAGATACTCACTAGCAAGACTTAGCTTGAGTACCAAAGTTCCTTGGTATCCTTGGTATGTCAAGAAACAG GTGGGAGGATGGACGGAAGTGTACGAAGGACTAACGTTCGTGACGGTGAGAGGAGCAGGTCACGAGGTGCCATTGTTCAAGCCACGTGTTGCTTTTGAGCTTTTTAAGTATTTCTTGAGAGGCAAGCCACTTCCAAAGgcttga
- the LOC104763766 gene encoding UDP-glycosyltransferase 83A1-like yields MVRPHVVVIPYPAQGHVLPLMSFSRYLAKQGIQITFVNTEFNHNRIISSLPKSSPDDYVGNGINLVSIPDGLEDSPEERNIPGKLSESVLHFMPTKVEELIGRMIADSSGGTGTIISCVVADQSLGWAIEVAVKFGIRRAAFCPAAAASMVLGFSIKKLIDDGLIDSDGTPSVNKTIQLSPGMPMMETDKFVWFCLKNKESQRNIFQLMLQNNESVESTDWLLCNSVYELETAAFGLCPQILPVGPIGWVHSLEEDSISTSLGSFLPQDRDCLEWLDRQIPGSVIYVAFGSFGVISNAQLEELAIGLELTKRPVLWVTGSGYQPPIKVGSDQVKVVRWAPQREVLSCGAIGCFVSHCGWNSTLEGAQNGIPFLCIPYFADQFINKAYICDVWKIGLGFERDEQGVVPRLEVKKNIDEIMRDGGVYKQRAMKVKEIMMRGVAKDGVSYENLHKFVSWIKSQVN; encoded by the exons atggtaagGCCACATGTTGTGGTCATACCTTACCCAGCACAAGGCCATGTTCTTCCTCTAATGAGTTTCTCACGTTACCTTGCGAAACAAGGAATCCAAATTACATTCGTAAACACCGAGTTTAACCACAATCGCATCATCAGTTCCTTACCGAAATCATCCCCTGATGATTATGTTGGGAATGGGATCAATCTTGTTTCCATCCCTGACGGTTTAGAAGATTCACCAGAAGAGAGGAACATTCCAGGGAAGTTGTCTGAATCGGTTTTGCATTTTATGCCTACCAAAGTAGAGGAACTGATCGGGAGGATGATCGCGGACAGTAGCGGTGGTACTGGTACGATCATAAGCTGTGTTGTAGCCGATCAGAGCTTGGGATGGGCAATCGAAGTTGCGGTTAAGTTTGGGATCAGACGTGCTGCTTTTTGTCCCGCCGCAGCTGCGTCTATGGTTCTTGGATTTAGTATTAAGAAACTCATCGATGATGGTCTCATAGATTCTGATG GGACTCCGAGTGTAAACAAGACAATTCAACTATCTCCTGGGATGCCGATGATGGAAACAGACAAGTTTGTGTGGTTTTGTCTGAAGAACAAAGAATCTCAAAGGAACATATTCCAACTTATGCTTCAAAACAATGAGTCAGTTGAGTCAACGGATTGGTTGTTGTGTAACTCCGTGTATGAACTCGAAACAGCAGCCTTTGGATTGTGCCCACAAATATTACCAGTTGGTCCCATTGGTTGGGTTCATAGTCTTGAAGAGGATTCCATTTCCACGTCACTAGGAAGCTTTTTACCTCAGGACCGGGATTGTCTAGAATGGTTGGACCGGCAGATTCCCGGTTCGGTTATATATGTTGCCTTTGGGAGTTTTGGGGTTATCAGCAACGCTCAGTTAGAAGAGCTAGCAATTGGTCTGGAGCTTACCAAGAG GCCGGTCTTGTGGGTCACCGGCTCCGGTTATCAACCACCAATCAAAGTCGGCTCGGATCAGGTCAAAGTGGTGAGATGGGCACCACAACGGGAGGTACTTTCTTGTGGAGCCATTGGATGTTTCGTGAGCCATTGTGGATGGAATTCAACTTTGGAAGGAGCCCAAAATGGCATACCATTCTTATGCATCCCTTATTTTGCAGACCAATTTATCAACAAAGCATATATATGCGATGTATGGAAGATTGGATTAGGATTTGAAAGAGATGAACAAGGAGTGGTTCCGAGGTTAGAGGTGAAGAAGAATATCGATGAGATCATGAGAGACGGTGGAGTGTATAAACAACGAGCCATGAAGGTTAAAGAGATCATGATGAGAGGGGTTGCAAAAGATGGAGTTTCTTATGAGAATCTTCATAAATTTGTCAGCTGGATCAAATCACAAGTGAATTGA
- the LOC104763765 gene encoding probable mitochondrial-processing peptidase subunit beta, mitochondrial isoform X1, with amino-acid sequence MAMKNLLSLARRSQRRLSLNQVTRSSSSFSAIDSAPASTSPATPSPPPPHLMPYDHAAEIIKSKIKKLENPDKRFLKYASPIPILASHNHILSAPETRVTTLPNGLRVATESNLSAKTATVGVWIDAGSRFESDQTNGTAHFLEHMIFKGTSRRTVRALEEEIEDIGGHLNAYTSREQTTYYAKVLDSNVNQALDVLADILQNSKFEEGRINRERDVILREMQEVEGQTDEVVLDHLHATAFQYTPLGRTILGPAQNVKSITREDLQNYIKTHYTASRMVIAAAGAVNHEEVVEQVKKLFTKLSSDPTSTSQLVANEPASFTGSEVRMIDDDLPLAQFAVAFEGASWTDPDSVALMVMQTMLGSWNKNVGGGKHVGSDLTQRVAINEIAESIMAFNTNYKDTGLFGVYAVAKADCLDDLSYAIMYEVTKLAYRVSDADVTRARNQLKSSLLLHMDGTSPIAEDIGRQLLTYGRRIPIAELFARIDAVDASTVKRVANKYMYDKDIAISAIGPIQDLPDYNKFRRRTYWNRY; translated from the exons ATGGCGATGAAGAATCTACTGTCCCTAGCTCGCCGATCTCAGAGACGGTTGTCTCTGAATCAAGTGACAAGATCCTCCTCATCGTTTTCAGCAATCGATTCGGCGCCGGCTTCCACATCTCCGGCGACTCCATCCCCGCCGCCGCCGCATCTTATGCCATACGATCACGCGGCTGAGATTATCAAAAGTAAGATCAAGAAGCTCGAGAATCCGGACAAGAGGTTTCTTAAATACGCATCGCCAATTCCGATCCTAGCTTCACACAATCACATCTTGTCAGCTCCGGAGACCCGTGTCACAACCTTGCCCAATGGTCTACGAGTCGCTACTGAGTCTAATCTCTCGGCGAAGACCGCAACCGTTGGAGTCTGGATCGACGCTGGATCTCGGTTCGAGTCTGATCAGACCAACGGAACAGCTCATTTTCTGGAGCATATGATATTCAAAGGCACGTCGAGGCGTACTGTGAGGGCGTTGGAGGAAGAGATCGAAGATATTGGTGGTCATTTGAACGCGTATACATCGAGGGAACAGACCACGTACTATGCCAAGGTGTTGGATTCGAATGTCAACCAGGCTTTGGATGTCTTGGCTGATATCTTACAGAACTCCAAGTTCGAGGAAGGTAGAATCAACCGGGAACGAGATGTCATCCTCAGAGAAATGCAAGag GTGGAGGGACAAACAGATGAAGTGGTTCTTGACCATTTACATGCTACTGCATTCCAATATACACCCCTTGGAAGAACTATTTTGGGGCCTGCTCAGAACGTCAAGTCGATCACCAGAGAGGACCTACAGAATTACATTAAGACTCACTACACAGCTTCCAGAATg GTGATTGCTGCTGCAGGAGCTGTTAATCATGAGGAAGTTGTTGAGCAAGTGAAGAAGCTATTTACCAAGTTGTCATCTGATCCAACATCTACTTCTCAACTGGTTGCCAACGAACCTGCTAGTTTTACTGGTTCTGAG GTCCGAATGATTGATGACGACCTACCCCTTGCACAATTTGCTGTGGCCTTTGAGGGAGCATCTTGGACAGATCCAGATTCCGTTGCTCTTATGGTTATGCAAACTATGTTGGGTTCTTGGAACAAAAATGTTGGTGGTGGAAAACACGTGGG TTCTGACCTGACCCAGAGGGTTGCCATTAATGAAATAGCAGAAAGCATAATGGCATTTAACACCAACTACAAAGATACTGGACTGTTCGGCGTTTATGCAGTTGCCAAG GCCGATTGCTTAGATGATCTATCATATGCCATCATGTATGAGGTAACCAAGCTGGCCTACCGAGTTTCAGACGCTGATGTGACACGTGCACGGAATCAG CTGAAATCATCATTGTTACTTCACATGGATGGAACTAGCCCAATTGCTGAAGATATTGGTCGTCAG CTGCTGACCTATGGGCGTAGAATCCCAATCGCTGAACTCTTTGCTAGGATTGATGCTGTTGATGCCAGCACGGTAAAACGTGTTGCCAACAAATATATGTATGACAAG GACATTGCGATCTCAGCCATCGGTCCAATCCAAGATTTGCCAGACTACAACAAGTTCAGACGCAGAACCTACTGGAACCGTTATTAA
- the LOC104763763 gene encoding uncharacterized protein LOC104763763 has translation MESTNLKNAKHDTPVMDPITFQSNNSQEDISKFSENSNPNIVVSHSTPLAKSRKSYQKNPKSKPTPAVFSPRNRIRERRFVVVKKKKKKKNSTKETTDPSVSVDCKCEAKTNSNSKKCVCIAYETLRASQEEFFKSEPEIGESSRNLEDGDEEIGVGDSDENGVALMKRRREKVLEDARMSLPEYGRVMHLVKAFEKLTCVPFSYKKEEDQKIKKPLKWELPGMMSQQKPPKCPETETDEVTWSSLFSPSDLVLTATNLGLEQPHASVSSSWDNSVPSLNSNGGRRGRKNSLESSASVGSRGSKKKQIKVTSLKPFKLRTEERGRMKEEEFAKKIQEMKLEEEKMRIPIAQGLPWTTDEPENLVKPHVKDITIPVDLKLHSDIRAVERAEFDYQVGEKINLIEQYKTDRERQRKLAQEDEIRRLRKELVPKAQPMPYFDRPFVPKRSNKHPTIPREFKFNIPQHKKITWCSLSSWSDTGSYMSDLFKQQDL, from the exons ATGGAGTCGACGAATCTGAAGAATGCTAAACACGATACTCCGGTGATGGATCCGATCACTTTCCAATCCAACAATTCTCAAGAAGACATTTCTAAATTCTCCGAGAATTCGAACCCTAACATCGTCGTCTCACACTCAACTCCACTCGCGAAATCGAGAAAATCTTATCAGAAGAATCCGAAATCGAAGCCTACTCCGGCGGTTTTCTCACCGCGGAATCGGATCAGAGAGAGGAGATTCGTGgtggttaagaagaagaagaagaagaagaactctaCGAAAGAGACGACGGATCCTTCGGTTTCTGTGGATTGTAAATGTGAAGCTAAAACCAATTCCAACTCGAAGAAATGTGTTTGTATCGCGTATGAGACTCTACGCGCTTCACAAGAAGAGTTCTTCAAATCTGAACCAGAGATTGGAGAATCCAGCCGTAACTTGGAAGACGGAGATGAAGAAATCGGAGTTGGAGATTCTGATGAAAACGGTGTTGCTTTgatgaagaggagaagagaaaaggtGCTTGAAGACGCGAGGATGAGTCTCCCTGAATATGGTAGAGTGATGCATCTTGTTAAAGCTTTTGAGAAGCTTACTTGCGTCCCATTTTCATATAAGAAGGAAGAAGACCAGAAGATTAAGAAACCTTTGAAATGGGAATTGCCTGGAATGATGAGTCAGCAGAAGCCTCCTAAGTGTCCAGAAACTGAGACTGATGAAGTCACTTGGAgttctttgttttctccatcTGATTTGGTCTTAACAGCTACGAATCTTGGACTAGAACAGCCTCATGCCTCAGTTTCTTCATCATGGGACAATAG TGTTCCAAGTCTGAACTCAAATGGTGGCCGGAGGGGTAGAAAAAAT AGCTTGGAATCCTCTGCATCAGTGGGGAGTAGAggatcgaagaagaagcagatcaaAGTCACCTCTTTGAAGCCATTCAAACTCAGAACTGAG GAACGGGGAcgaatgaaagaagaagagtttgcaAAGAAGATACAAGAGATGAAACTGGAGGAGGAAAAAATGAGAATCCCTATAGCTCAAGGTCTTCCCTGGACAACTGATGAACCTGAG AATTTGGTTAAGCCTCATGTGAAAGACATCACAATACCAGTAGACTTGAAGCTCCATTCAGACATTCGAGCAGTAGAACGAGCGGAATTTGATTACCAG GTTGGGGAGAAGATAAACCTAATAGAGCAATACAAAACAGATAGAGAACGGCAGCGAAAG cTAGCACAAGAAGACGAGATACGAAGGTTGAGGAAAGAGTTGGTCCCTAAGGCACAACCAATGCCATACTTTGATAGGCCATTCGTTCCcaaaag GTCGAACAAGCACCCGACTATACCCAGAGAATTCAAGTTTAATATACCGCAACACAAGAAGATAACATGGTGCAGTCTATCGTCTTGGAGCGACACTGGATCTTACATGAGCGACCTCTTCAAACAGCAAGACCTCTAA
- the LOC109130729 gene encoding F-box protein At2g05970-like, with protein MGQSEDRTFKWSELCPDLLRCVLERLSFTDFNRAKYVCSSWHSVSRGCVPKRNQIPWLILFPRDDIIINDNNSSCVLYVPDDRDRVYRTRDLGVDFVRSCCLATYGSWLLMKDTRSNLNILNPLTGENIVLPVTSDYFVPPAPPNNERESIACLWIDERSKDYVVVWQVVEELLLTKKGNNTWRRIAYTRWGYGTQLVYEHKNQTLYFHGYTIRIWYLSGDEPLEESEFFPPANIASWEFLPDRWIDEDKYLREEELFVREYLDSGLYIAVSTVSGEVYKIAIVVQKCKRWLFCLSKMNPIKLRWEVIDSLGDEALILDMGITVLAKDVPGFKRNSIYFSGLDYDRKNPDHIFVFDLTTQEIEPLPQCVFSSLQFSGARWFLPGF; from the coding sequence ATGGGCCAAAGCGAGGACCGGACATTCAAGTGGTCAGAGCTTTGTCCGGACCTGCTGCGATGTGTCTTGGAACGTCTGAGTTTCACAGATTTTAATCGAGCTAAATATGTTTGTTCGTCGTGGCACTCTGTTTCGAGAGGCTGCGTACCTAAACGAAATCAGATTCCATGGTTGATCCTATTCCCTCGCGAcgacatcatcatcaacgacAACAACAGTAGTTGCGTGTTGTATGTTCCTGACGATAGAGACAGAGTTTACAGAACGAGAGATCTCGGTGTTGACTTTGTGCGGAGTTGTTGTCTGGCTACTTATGGAAGCTGGCTTCTGATGAAGGACACTCGTTCGAATCTCAACATTCTGAATCCGTTAACCGGTGAGAATATAGTTTTACCAGTTACTTCAGACTATTTCGTCCCACCTGCACCACCAAATAATGAGAGGGAAAGCATAGCTTGTCTTTGGATTGACgaaagaagcaaagattacGTAGTTGTGTGGCAGGTGGTTGAGGAACTGCTCCTTACCAAGAAAGGGAACAATACGTGGCGACGGATTGCTTATACTCGCTGGGGATATGGAACACAACTGGTTTACGAACACAAGAATCAGACGCTCTACTTTCACGGTTACACTATCAGGATCTGGTATTTATCTGGAGATGAACCACTAGAAGAGTCTGAATTTTTTCCTCCAGCTAATATTGCCTCTTGGGAATTTCTCCCTGATAGATGGATAGACGAAGACAAGTATCTGAGAGAAGAGGAGTTGTTCGTGAGAGAGTATCTTGACAGCGGACTATACATTGCAGTGAGTACAGTATCTGGTGAAGTTTATAAGATAGCTATTGTAGTGCAAAAGTGCAAAAGATGGCTCTTCTGCCTCAGCAAGATGAACCCTATAAAACTTCGTTGGGAAGTAATTGATTCCCTGGGAGATGAGGCGTTGATCTTAGACATGGGTATTACTGTTCTCGCCAAAGACGTGCCAGGGTTCAAGAGAAACTCAATCTACTTCAGTGGGCTTGATTATGACAGAAAAAATCCAGACCATATATTTGTCTTTGATCTCACAACCCAAGAGATTGAACCTTTGCCTCAGTGTGTTTTCTCCTCCTTACAATTCTCTGGTGCTCGATGGTTTCTTCCCgggttttag
- the LOC104763767 gene encoding F-box protein At2g05970-like encodes MGQSKDRTFKWSELCPDLLRCVLERLSFTDFNRAKYVCSSWHSVSRGCVPKRNQIPWLILFPRDDIINNNNNSSCVLFVPDDRDRVYRTRDLGVDFVRSCCLATYGSWLLMKDTRSNLNILNPLTGENIVLPVTSDYFVPPALPKYERESIACLWIDDRSKDYVVVWHVVEELLLTKKGNNTWRRIAYTHWEDGKQLVYEHKNQTLYFHGYTIRIWYLSGDEPLEESEFFPPAHFAIWDFITDRWIDEEKYLREEELFVRELLDGGLYIAVSTVSGEVYKVTIVMQKCKRWLFSVSKMNPINLCWQVIDSLGDEAVILDMGITVLAKDVPGFKRNSIYFSGLDYGRKNPDHIFVFDLATQEIEPLPQCVFSSIQFSDARWFLPGF; translated from the coding sequence ATGGGCCAAAGCAAGGACCGGACATTCAAGTGGTCAGAGCTTTGTCCGGACCTGCTGCGATGTGTCTTGGAACGTCTGAGTTTCACAGATTTTAATCGAGCTAAATATGTTTGTTCGTCGTGGCACTCTGTTTCGAGAGGCTGCGTACCTAAACGAAATCAGattccatggttgattctcttcCCTCGCGACgacatcatcaacaacaacaacaacagtagtTGCGTGTTGTTTGTTCCTGACGATAGAGACAGAGTTTACAGAACGAGAGATCTCGGTGTTGACTTTGTGCGGAGTTGTTGTCTGGCTACTTATGGAAGCTGGCTTCTGATGAAGGACACTCGTTCGAATCTCAACATTCTGAATCCGTTAACCGGTGAGAATATAGTTTTACCAGTTACTTCAGACTATTTCGTCCCACCTGCACTACCAAAATATGAGAGGGAAAGCATAGCTTGTCTTTGGATTGACGATAGAAGCAAAGATTACGTAGTTGTGTGGCATGTGGTTGAGGAACTGCTCCTTACCAAGAAAGGGAACAATACGTGGCGACGGATTGCTTATACTCACTGGGAAGATGGAAAACAACTGGTTTACGAACACAAGAATCAGACGCTCTACTTTCACGGTTACACTATCAGGATCTGGTATTTATCTGGAGATGAACCATTAGAAGAGTCTGAATTTTTTCCTCCAGCTCATTTTGCCATTTGGGATTTTATCACTGATAGATGGATAGACGAAGAGAAGTATCTGAGAGAAGAGGAGTTGTTCGTGAGAGAGCTTCTTGACGGCGGACTATACATTGCAGTGAGTACAGTATCTGGTGAAGTTTATAAGGTAACTATTGTAATGCAAAAGTGCAAAAGATGGCTCTTCTCTGTCAGCAAGATGAACCCTATAAACCTTTGTTGGCAAGTAATTGATTCCCTGGGAGATGAGGCGGTGATCTTAGACATGGGCATTACTGTTCTCGCCAAAGACGTGCCAGGGTTCAAGAGAAACTCAATCTACTTCAGTGGGCTCGATTATGGCAGAAAGAATCCAGAccatatatttgtatttgatctGGCAACCCAAGAGATTGAACCTTTGCCTCAGTGTGTTTTCTCCTCCATACAATTCTCTGATGCTCGATGGTTTCTCCCCgggttttag